Proteins encoded together in one Gemmatimonadota bacterium DH-78 window:
- a CDS encoding alpha/beta fold hydrolase yields the protein MKPTIPCPLDRSTPTTRHQSAIRWLATFTLTIALTACTAGVDLDPALADAPMPDTYGPVDAELADAGAWLFQRNCSACHSIGGGSLIGPDLSGVTERRSLDWIAAMIRRPDSMMAADTIAQRLRAEYQVPMADRRLDGARIRALIEFLRRADIGPGPADSRVGRTEGGVEWERAGDGPVVVLVHGTNLDREVWRGLRHRLGGDHSVVSYDLRSHGGSADADGPWSDVADLDEVLDAAGVGASDPIILVGLSAGAGTALDYALEHGGRVTRLVMVSPSVRGFVPDAGDVPDVFGPLMAALATGGSEAIGDAMVALPTFAVPPEQQPGVDAMVRRNLRLFDVDPAWASPPDVAPLERLGELTPEMVILVGERDFPATASLAAHLTDEVASAIRISIPDGGHLLPLTHPDALRQAIVAPLSRLRN from the coding sequence GTGAAACCAACGATCCCCTGCCCTCTTGACCGTTCAACCCCGACTACGCGGCACCAGTCCGCCATCCGCTGGCTCGCAACCTTCACCCTCACCATCGCCCTCACCGCCTGCACCGCAGGCGTCGATCTCGACCCGGCCCTCGCCGACGCGCCGATGCCCGACACCTACGGCCCCGTCGATGCGGAACTCGCGGACGCAGGCGCCTGGCTGTTTCAACGAAACTGCTCCGCCTGCCACTCCATCGGCGGTGGTTCCCTGATCGGTCCCGACCTCAGCGGAGTGACCGAGCGGCGCAGCCTCGACTGGATCGCGGCGATGATCCGACGCCCGGATTCGATGATGGCCGCCGACACGATCGCGCAGCGTCTGCGAGCCGAATACCAGGTGCCGATGGCCGACCGTCGCCTCGACGGCGCCCGCATCCGCGCACTGATCGAGTTTCTCCGCCGCGCTGACATCGGGCCGGGCCCAGCCGACAGCCGCGTGGGACGCACCGAGGGGGGCGTCGAGTGGGAGCGAGCGGGGGATGGACCGGTGGTGGTCCTGGTGCACGGCACGAACCTCGACCGCGAAGTCTGGCGGGGCCTGCGGCATCGCCTCGGAGGGGATCACTCCGTGGTGTCGTACGACCTGCGAAGTCACGGTGGATCGGCCGATGCCGACGGGCCGTGGTCCGACGTGGCCGACCTCGACGAGGTGCTCGACGCGGCCGGGGTGGGAGCGTCGGACCCCATCATCCTGGTGGGACTCTCGGCAGGCGCGGGCACCGCTCTCGACTACGCCCTGGAGCACGGCGGGCGGGTCACCCGACTCGTGATGGTATCTCCCTCCGTCCGCGGCTTCGTACCCGATGCCGGCGACGTGCCCGATGTGTTCGGCCCCTTGATGGCCGCCCTCGCGACGGGCGGCTCCGAGGCGATCGGCGACGCGATGGTGGCTCTGCCCACCTTCGCCGTGCCCCCCGAGCAGCAGCCCGGCGTCGACGCGATGGTGCGGCGGAACCTCAGGCTCTTCGACGTCGACCCGGCCTGGGCATCGCCGCCCGACGTGGCCCCGCTCGAGCGGCTCGGCGAGCTGACGCCCGAGATGGTGATCCTGGTTGGAGAGCGGGACTTTCCCGCGACCGCGAGCCTCGCGGCCCACCTCACCGACGAGGTGGCGTCGGCGATCCGGATCTCCATTCCCGACGGGGGACACCTGCTCCCCCTGACGCACCCGGACGCCCTGAGGCAGGCGATCGTCGCCCCCCTCTCCCGGCTTCGCAATTGA